From Lolium perenne isolate Kyuss_39 chromosome 5, Kyuss_2.0, whole genome shotgun sequence, a single genomic window includes:
- the LOC139829958 gene encoding uncharacterized protein: MLYTAMCLGEKKLKKARVEGTKEEILSLWNEIIGQNMMMKSEIISASSSSVLQRLLQTLDPRGSFDREMRNQGAAIVAHLALVIHLEQFPGAIQYICNLIGSFEEYRLIEPYHRHRLVSKYDTDWNAQASRLPSEGNDASNLREAYEKLVLTGFCILRKLATHKNNCRIMSETQGLLPRIMAPLTSDIIHQFKGCAWSSRAVEESLKVILLLVAAPGKTGVKLRREISRNKEAIGTMERIINCKRCYAKHQRRAMGILTELHMDNQENRTAFIKMLVDIFADDNKDRPIRNLAGEALAKLSIQDGSNTSIILQVNGDVVGSLTKILLLDDAENKTCRIKAAEILEHMCIHHTQDDESLGKLKKAMADTMPKVLGQILHCGLIQDETHALAEQNQVELQEKEADIENQCDHPQDNAEHESKVESEVEMDMEVDELDNEEDEEFHTTLLSLCVTVCDIFISADEDLACRLGAIDAISLPRKLKDIVAENSIPTVPRLRIMKLTCKMAISMMKHRGSYQKEDLDNLMNALSSASKSMSFLDMSMVFASEEHGAGTTMKPVKSLRSLVKEAKKKVATYCKPHEPENIDPFTSTDG; the protein is encoded by the exons ATGTTGTACACAGCCATGTGCCTGGGGGAGAAGAAGCTGAAGAAGGCAAGAGTCGAGGGTACAAAGGAAGAGATTCTTTCGCTATGGAATGAGATCATTGGGCAGAACATGATGATGAAAAGTGAGATCATATCTGCATCCTCTTCATCCGTACTACAGAGACTGTTGCAGACGTTGGATCCCCGGGGCTCATTTGACAGAGAGATGAGGAACCAGGGCGCGGCTATAGTAGCCCACCTTGCTCTGGTCATCCATTTGGAGCAATTCCCCGGGGCGATTCAGTACATATGTAATCTGATCGGCAGTTTCGAAGAATACCGTCTAATCGAGCCATACCATAGACACCGGCTAGTAAGCAAATATGACACGGATTGGAATGCACAAGCCAGCCGTCTACCATCAGAAGGCAACGATGCCAGTAACCTTCGAGAGGCCTACGAGAAGCTGGTGCTGACAGGCTTCTGCATCCTCCGGAAGTTGGCAACCCACAAGAATAACTGCAGAATCATGAGCGAGACCCAAGGTCTGCTCCCAAGGATCATGGCGCCTCTGACCTCCGACATAATCCACCAATTTAAAGGTTGTGCATGGTCGTCGAGGGCAGTAGAGGAGTCACTCAAGGTCATTTTACTGCTCGTGGCTGCTCCTGGGAAGACGGGGGTCAAGCTGCGTCGAGAAATCTCAAGAAACAAGGAGGCAATCGGCACCATGGAGAGGATTATAAACTGTAAACGCTGCTACGCAAAGCATCAGAGACGAGCCATGGGGATTCTCACGGAACTGCACATGGACAACCAGGAGAACAGAACAGCTTTCATCAAGATGCTAGTAGACATCTTCGCTGATGATAACAAGGACAGGCCCATCAGAAACTTGGCAGGTGAAGCACTGGCAAAGTTATCTATTCAAGATGGAAGCAATACCAGTATTATCTTGCAGGTAAACGGCGACGTCGTTGGTAGCCTCACCAAGATACTACTTCTAGATGATGCTGAGAACAAGACATGCAGGATAAAAGCAGCTGAAATCTTGGAGCATATGTGTATTCATCACACACAAGATGACGAGTCTCTCGGCAAACTTAAGAAAGCCATGGCAGATACTATGCCCAAG GTGCTTGGACAGATACTTCATTGTGGATTGATACAAGATGAAACACATGCACTAGCAGAACAAAACCAGGTCGAACTCCAAGAAAAAGAAGCTGACATAGAAAATCAATGTGATCATCCACAAGACAATGCTGAGCACGAAAGTAAGGTGGAGTCGGAGGTGGAGATGGATATGGAGGTGGATGAGTTGGACAATGAAGAGGACGAGGAATTCCACACAACCCTGTTATCCCTCTGTGTGACGGTATGCGACATATTCATCAGTGCTGATGAAGATTTGGCCTGTCGGCTTGGTGCAATTGATGCAATTAGCCTTCCAAGGAAGCTCAAGGACATAGTAGCAGAAAACAGTATTCCAACGGTCCCTCGCCTGAGAATAATGAAGCTGACCTGTAAGATGGCCATATCAATGATGAAACACAGGGGCAGCTACCAAAAAGAAGACTTGGATAACTTGATGAACGCACTATCCAGTGCTTCTAAAAGCATGTCTTTTCTTGACATGTCCATGGTTTTCGCCAGCGAAGAACATGGAGCAGGAACGACAATGAAGCCTGTCAAGAGTCTCCGTTCCCTCGTAAAAGAAGCTAAGAAAAAGGTCGCCACCTACTGCAAGCCACATGAACCTGAAAATATAGATCCATTTACCTCCACCGACGGGTAA
- the LOC127304672 gene encoding uncharacterized protein — protein sequence MDTLYYLALFQGVLFCYKLFLSHATKGLSKVLLPEPVDDNEHEVVLVYCNEIRIGCEKDPSFARGRNLVTHAVDMIGSNSCAESLYGVKMLYTAICMGERKLKEARVKGDEDDCATRWTQIIGQRMIMKNLNISASSAPVLQKLLQTLDPRGAFDRETRSHGATIVAYLAMDIHLEQFPGEIQYISSLIGSFEEYRLIEPYHRDRLLRRHDQDWDRQASRLPSPGNDASSLREAYEKLVLTGLCILRKLATHENNCRIMSQTQGLIPKIMAPLTSDIIHRFSGGAWSASAVEESLKVMFRLVAAPGETGVKLRQEISSNKEAISTMERILNCECDTCCAKLQKGAMGILMQLRMDNPENIAAFIKMLVDIFVDDTKDRSIRNLAGESLAKLSIQGGSNTSIIVQLNGDIVGSLIKILLLDDAENNTCRVRAAEILEQMCIHHTQDDDTLGKLKKGMTDTMPKVLAQILHCGLTKDETHGLTETEQIEFPEKEIDIENQQHNVEDETCSFIQPQNNDDEGEVEVEMDMEVDELDNEEDEEVHAPLLSLFVTVCDTFISADQDLASQFGAVDAVSLPNKLKDMVAENSIPTVPCLRLMKLACKMVISMMKHRGRYLKEDLESLTEALSSASESMSLVDVSMVFASEDDGAATTMKPVRSLDSLVKEAKESVDAYFKAQESGNIEPFTSIDG from the exons ATGGACACCTTGTACTACCTTGCTCTGTTCCAAGGGGTGCTCTTCTGCTATAAGCTCTTTTTATCTCACGCGACGAAAGGTCTGTCTAAGGTACTGCTCCCAGAACCTGTTGACGACAATGAACATGAAGTAGTTTTGGTATACTGTAACGAAATAAGGATCGGGTGCGAGAAGGACCCATCGTTCGCGAGAGGAAGGAACCTAGTCACACACGCTGTTGACATGATCGGGTCCAACTCATGTGCTGAGAGTCTTTACGGGGTAAAGATGCTGTACACAGCCATATGCATGGGGGAGAGGAAACTGAAGGAGGCAAGAGTCAAGGGAGACGAGGATGATTGTGCTACCCGATGGACACAGATCATTGGGCAACGCATGATAATGAAAAATCTGAACATATCCGCATCCTCTGCACCCGTACTACAGAAACTGTTGCAGACGCTGGATCCCCGGGGCGCATTTGACAGAGAAACCAGGAGCCACGGCGCAACGATAGTGGCCTACCTAGCTATGGACATCCATTTGGAGCAATTCCCGGGGGAGATTCAGTATATAAGTAGCCTGATCGGGAGTTTCGAAGAATACCGTCTAATCGAGCCATACCATAGAGACCGGCTGCTACGCAGACATGACCAAGATTGGGATCGACAAGCCAGTCGCCTTCCGTCACCGGGCAACGATGCCAGTAGTCTCCGGGAGGCCTACGAGAAGCTGGTGCTGACAGGATTGTGCATCCTCCGGAAGCTGGCGACCCACGAGAACAACTGCAGAATCATGAGCCAGACCCAAGGTCTGATCCCAAAGATCATGGCGCCTCTGACCTCTGACATAATCCACCGATTTAGTGGTGGTGCATGGTCCGCTAGCGCAGTAGAGGAGTCCCTGAAGGTCATGTTCCGGCTCGTGGCTGCTCCTGGAGAGACTGGGGTCAAGCTGCGTCAAGAAATCTCAAGCAACAAGGAGGCAATCAGCACCATGGAGAGGATTCTCAACTGTGAGTGTGACACTTGCTGTGCAAAGCTGCAGAAAGGAGCCATGGGGATTCTCATGCAACTACGCATGGACAACCCGGAAAACATAGCAGCTTTCATCAAGATGCTAGTAGACATCTTCGTCGATGATACCAAGGACAGGTCCATCAGAAACTTGGCAGGTGAATCACTGGCAAAGTTATCTATCCAAGGCGGAAGCAATACAAGTATTATAGTGCAGCTGAACGGCGACATTGTTGGTAGCCTCATCAAGATACTACTTCTAGATGATGCTGAGAACAATACATGCAGGGTAAGAGCAGCTGAAATCCTGGAGCAAATGTGTATTCATCATACACAAGATGATGATACTCTCGGTAAACTTAAGAAGGGCATGACCGATACAATGCCCAAG GTGCTTGCACAGATACTTCATTGTGGATTGACCAAAGATGAAACACATGGACTAACAGAAACAGAGCAGATCGAATTCCCAGAAAAGGAAATTGACATAGAAAACCAACAACACAATGTGGAGGACGAAACCTGTTCTTTCATTCAGCCTCAAAACAACGACGACGAAggtgaggtggaggtggagatggacATGGAGGTAGATGAGTTGGACAATGAAGAGGACGAGGAAGTCCACGCACCCCTGTTATCTCTCTTTGTGACGGTATGCGACACATTCATCAGTGCTGATCAAGATTTGGCCAGTCAGTTTGGTGCAGTTGATGCAGTTAGTCTTCCAAATAAGCTCAAGGACATGGTAGCAGAAAACAGCATTCCGACGGTACCTTGCCTTAGACTGATGAAGCTTGCATGTAAGATGGTGATATCAATGATGAAACACAGGGGCAGGTACCTAAAAGAAGACCTGGAGAGCTTGACCGAAGCACTATCCAGTGCTTCTGAAAGCATGTCTCTTGTTGACGTATCCATGGTTTTTGCAAGCGAAGATGATGGCGCAGCAACGACAATGAAGCCTGTCAGGAGTCTCGATTCCCTCGTGAAGGAAGCTAAGGAAAGTGTAGATGCATACTTCAAGGCACAAGAATCTGGAAATATAGAGCCATTTACCTCCATCGACGGGTGA